Proteins found in one Elephas maximus indicus isolate mEleMax1 chromosome 11, mEleMax1 primary haplotype, whole genome shotgun sequence genomic segment:
- the DMWD gene encoding dystrophia myotonica WD repeat-containing protein isoform X3: protein MAAGGAEGGSGPGAAMGDCSEIKSQFRTREGFYKLLPGDGTSRRSGPASSQTPAPAQPPQPPPGPASASGPGAAGPAPSPPPAGPGPGPGPALPAVRLSLVRLGEPDGAGSGEPPATPAGIGAGGDRVCFNLGRELYFYPGCCRRGSQRSIDLNKPIDKRIYKGTQPTCHDFNQFTAATETISLLVGFSAGQVQYLDLIKKDTSKLFNEERLIDKTKVTYLKWLPESESLFLASHASGHLYLYNVSHPCASAPPQYSLLKQGEGFAVYAAKSKAPRNPLAKWAVGEGPLNEFAFSPDGRHLACVSQDGCLRVFHFDSMLLRGLMKSYFGGLLCVCWSPDGRYVVTGGEDDLVTVWSFTEGRVVARGHGHKSWVNAVAFDPYTTRAEEASTAASGDGDRSGEEEEEEPDSSGTSSGGGAPLSPLPKASSITYRFGSAGQDTQFCLWDLTEDVLYPHPPLTRTRTLPGTPGTTPPATSSSRGSEPGPGLLPRSLSRSNSLPHPAGGGKAGGPSAAAEPGTPFSIGRFATLTLQERRDRGAEKEHKRYHSLGNISRGGSGGSGGSGDKPSGPTTRSRLDPAKVLGTALCPRIHEVPLLEPLVCKKIAQERLTVLLFLEDCIVTACQEGLICTWARPGKAGISSQPGNSPSGTVV from the exons ATGGCGGCGGGCGGCGCGGAGGGCGGCTCGGGCCCCGGCGCCGCCATGGGAGACTGCTCCGAGATCAAGTCGCAGTTCCGCACCCGCGAGGGCTTCTACAAACTGCTCCCCGGGGACGGCACCTCTCGCAGGTCGGGGCCGGCTTCCTCCCAGACCCCGGCGCCGGCTCAGCCGCCGCAACCCCCGCCCGGCCCTGCCTCCGCCTCCGGCCCCGGCGCCGCAGGCCCCGCGCCGTCCCCACCGCCCGCAGGCCCCGGGCCTGGGCCCGGGCCCGCGCTGCCCGCCGTGCGCCTCAGCCTAGTGCGGCTCGGAGAGCCCGACGGCGCCGGATCCGGAGAGCCGCCCGCCACGCCCGCGGGGATCGGCGCGGGGGGAGACCGTGTCTGCTTCAACTTGGGCCGCGAGCTTTATTTCTACCCCGGCTGCTGCCGCCGCGGGAGCCAACGG TCCATTGACCTCAACAAGCCAATTGACAAGCGGATCTATAAGGGCACCCAGCCCACCTGCCATGACTTCAACCAGTTCACTGCTGCCACAGAGACCATCTCCCTGCTGGTGGGGTTCTCGGCTGGCCAGGTGCAGTACCTGGATCTCATCAAGAAGGACACCAGCAAGCTATTCAATGAGGAG CGGCTGATTGACAAGACCAAGGTGACCTACCTGAAGTGGCTGCCGGAGTCTGAGAGCCTCTTCCTAGCATCGCACGCCAGCGGCCACCTGTACCTGTACAACGTCAGCCACCCGTGCGCCTCAGCCCCACCCCAATATAGCCTCCTGAAGCAGGGCGAGGGCTTTGCCGTCTACGCTGCCAAGAGCAAGGCGCCTCGCAACCCACTGGCCAAGTGGGCAGTGGGTGAGGGGCCGCTCAATGAGTTTGCCTTCTCACCTGACGGCCGGCACCTGGCCTGCGTCAGCCAGGACGGCTGCCTGCGCGTCTTCCACTTCGACTCCATGCTCCTGCGTGGGCTCATGAAGAGCTACTTTGGGGGCCTGCTCTGTGTGTGCTGGAGCCCCGACGGGCGCTACGTGGTGACAGGTGGTGAAGACGACCTGGTCACTGTGTGGTCCTTCACCGAGGGCCGTGTGGTGGCCCGTGGCCACGGTCACAAGTCCTGGGTCAATGCTGTGGCCTTCGACCCCTACACCACACGAGCTGAGGAGGCATCAACAGCAGCCAGCGGTGACGGGGACCGGAGcggcgaggaggaggaggaggagccagaTTCTTCAGGCACAAGCTCGGGTGGGGGTGCCCCTCTTTCCCCACTGCCCAAGGCCAGCTCCATCACTTACCGCTTTGGCTCAGCTGGCCAGGACACACAGTTCTGCCTGTGGGACCTCACTGAAGATGTGCTTTACCCGCACCCGCCCCTGACCCGTACCCGTACCCTCCCTGGCACCCCCGGCACCACGCCACCAGCCACCAGCAGCTCACGGGGCAGCGAACCCGGCCCAGGCCTCCTGCCCCGCTCGCTGTCCCGCTCCAACAGCCTCCCGCATCCAGCGGGTGGTGGCAAGGCAGGTGGTCCCAGTGCGGCAGCAGAGCCAGGCACCCCGTTCAGCATTGGCCGTTTTGCCACACTCACGCTGCAGGAGCGGCGGGACCGGGGGGCTGAGAAGGAGCACAAGCGCTATCACAGCCTGGGCAACATCAGCCGTGGGGgtagtgggggcagtggtggcagcGGGGACAAGCCCAGCGGCCCCACCACCCGCAGCCGGCTAGACCCAGCCAAGGTGCTGGGCACTGCACTGTGCCCACGTATCCATGAGGTGCCACTGCTGGAGCCGCTGGTGTGCaagaagatcgcccaggagcgcCTGACAGTACTCCTTTTCCTGGAGGACTGCATTGTCACAGCCTGCCAGGAGGGCCTCATCTGCACCTGGGCCCGGCCAGGCAAGGCG
- the DMWD gene encoding dystrophia myotonica WD repeat-containing protein isoform X2, producing the protein MAAGGAEGGSGPGAAMGDCSEIKSQFRTREGFYKLLPGDGTSRRSGPASSQTPAPAQPPQPPPGPASASGPGAAGPAPSPPPAGPGPGPGPALPAVRLSLVRLGEPDGAGSGEPPATPAGIGAGGDRVCFNLGRELYFYPGCCRRGSQRSIDLNKPIDKRIYKGTQPTCHDFNQFTAATETISLLVGFSAGQVQYLDLIKKDTSKLFNEERLIDKTKVTYLKWLPESESLFLASHASGHLYLYNVSHPCASAPPQYSLLKQGEGFAVYAAKSKAPRNPLAKWAVGEGPLNEFAFSPDGRHLACVSQDGCLRVFHFDSMLLRGLMKSYFGGLLCVCWSPDGRYVVTGGEDDLVTVWSFTEGRVVARGHGHKSWVNAVAFDPYTTRAEEASTAASGDGDRSGEEEEEEPDSSGTSSGGGAPLSPLPKASSITYRFGSAGQDTQFCLWDLTEDVLYPHPPLTRTRTLPGTPGTTPPATSSSRGSEPGPGLLPRSLSRSNSLPHPAGGGKAGGPSAAAEPGTPFSIGRFATLTLQERRDRGAEKEHKRYHSLGNISRGGSGGSGGSGDKPSGPTTRSRLDPAKVLGTALCPRIHEVPLLEPLVCKKIAQERLTVLLFLEDCIVTACQEGLICTWARPGKAFTDEETEAQTGEGSWPRSPSKSVVEGISSQPGNSPSGTVV; encoded by the exons ATGGCGGCGGGCGGCGCGGAGGGCGGCTCGGGCCCCGGCGCCGCCATGGGAGACTGCTCCGAGATCAAGTCGCAGTTCCGCACCCGCGAGGGCTTCTACAAACTGCTCCCCGGGGACGGCACCTCTCGCAGGTCGGGGCCGGCTTCCTCCCAGACCCCGGCGCCGGCTCAGCCGCCGCAACCCCCGCCCGGCCCTGCCTCCGCCTCCGGCCCCGGCGCCGCAGGCCCCGCGCCGTCCCCACCGCCCGCAGGCCCCGGGCCTGGGCCCGGGCCCGCGCTGCCCGCCGTGCGCCTCAGCCTAGTGCGGCTCGGAGAGCCCGACGGCGCCGGATCCGGAGAGCCGCCCGCCACGCCCGCGGGGATCGGCGCGGGGGGAGACCGTGTCTGCTTCAACTTGGGCCGCGAGCTTTATTTCTACCCCGGCTGCTGCCGCCGCGGGAGCCAACGG TCCATTGACCTCAACAAGCCAATTGACAAGCGGATCTATAAGGGCACCCAGCCCACCTGCCATGACTTCAACCAGTTCACTGCTGCCACAGAGACCATCTCCCTGCTGGTGGGGTTCTCGGCTGGCCAGGTGCAGTACCTGGATCTCATCAAGAAGGACACCAGCAAGCTATTCAATGAGGAG CGGCTGATTGACAAGACCAAGGTGACCTACCTGAAGTGGCTGCCGGAGTCTGAGAGCCTCTTCCTAGCATCGCACGCCAGCGGCCACCTGTACCTGTACAACGTCAGCCACCCGTGCGCCTCAGCCCCACCCCAATATAGCCTCCTGAAGCAGGGCGAGGGCTTTGCCGTCTACGCTGCCAAGAGCAAGGCGCCTCGCAACCCACTGGCCAAGTGGGCAGTGGGTGAGGGGCCGCTCAATGAGTTTGCCTTCTCACCTGACGGCCGGCACCTGGCCTGCGTCAGCCAGGACGGCTGCCTGCGCGTCTTCCACTTCGACTCCATGCTCCTGCGTGGGCTCATGAAGAGCTACTTTGGGGGCCTGCTCTGTGTGTGCTGGAGCCCCGACGGGCGCTACGTGGTGACAGGTGGTGAAGACGACCTGGTCACTGTGTGGTCCTTCACCGAGGGCCGTGTGGTGGCCCGTGGCCACGGTCACAAGTCCTGGGTCAATGCTGTGGCCTTCGACCCCTACACCACACGAGCTGAGGAGGCATCAACAGCAGCCAGCGGTGACGGGGACCGGAGcggcgaggaggaggaggaggagccagaTTCTTCAGGCACAAGCTCGGGTGGGGGTGCCCCTCTTTCCCCACTGCCCAAGGCCAGCTCCATCACTTACCGCTTTGGCTCAGCTGGCCAGGACACACAGTTCTGCCTGTGGGACCTCACTGAAGATGTGCTTTACCCGCACCCGCCCCTGACCCGTACCCGTACCCTCCCTGGCACCCCCGGCACCACGCCACCAGCCACCAGCAGCTCACGGGGCAGCGAACCCGGCCCAGGCCTCCTGCCCCGCTCGCTGTCCCGCTCCAACAGCCTCCCGCATCCAGCGGGTGGTGGCAAGGCAGGTGGTCCCAGTGCGGCAGCAGAGCCAGGCACCCCGTTCAGCATTGGCCGTTTTGCCACACTCACGCTGCAGGAGCGGCGGGACCGGGGGGCTGAGAAGGAGCACAAGCGCTATCACAGCCTGGGCAACATCAGCCGTGGGGgtagtgggggcagtggtggcagcGGGGACAAGCCCAGCGGCCCCACCACCCGCAGCCGGCTAGACCCAGCCAAGGTGCTGGGCACTGCACTGTGCCCACGTATCCATGAGGTGCCACTGCTGGAGCCGCTGGTGTGCaagaagatcgcccaggagcgcCTGACAGTACTCCTTTTCCTGGAGGACTGCATTGTCACAGCCTGCCAGGAGGGCCTCATCTGCACCTGGGCCCGGCCAGGCAAGGCG
- the RSPH6A gene encoding radial spoke head protein 6 homolog A — MWDPPPDPEHPSQQLASRRSSQGSDRRPSRDSSQLQPSVLEEQLQMHLDPQMLPQQQASQERWANHPNLSQMSEAFQAPETQMGSVHYPIQSAGYPQEFQPYPYTDENRGQGHDRRASVLLQQVNQAHGNLLQHLESVYQDPRSELLGQFNPYQRQDLQLEDTQHGPYTRDDPDLHYLPPELDFGPYGMEVPEPEPRELAVQNAKAYLLQTSVKCDLSLYEHLVNLLTKLLNQRPEDPLFILESLNRTTQREWFHPKLDTMRDDPEMQLTYEMAEKQKALFIRSGGGEGEQEMEEEVTETPVPNIMETAFYFEQAGIGLGSDESFRIFLALKQLVEQQPILTCRFWGKILGLKRSYLVAEVEFREGEEEGEEEEVEDMLEGADVMDAHGEEEGEEDEEKAADVIPKPMWKPPPVIPREESRSGTNKYLYFVCNEPGRPWTRLPHVTPAQIVHARKIKKFFTGYLDTPVVSYPPFPGNEANYLRAQIARISAATHISPLGFYQFGEEEGDEEEEGGAGRDSFEENPDFEGIPVLELVDSMANWVHHTQHILPQGRCTWVNPLQKSEEEEELGEEEEKADEGIEEVEQEVGPPLLTPLSEDAEIMHLSPWTARLSCSHSPQYSLAIVRSNLWPGAYAYASGKKFENIYIGWGHKYSPENFNPALPAPIQQEYPSGPEIMEANDPTVEEEQALKAAQEQALAAAEDEEEDEEEDEDEDVED; from the exons ATGTGGGACCCACCGCCGGACCCTGAGCACCCTTCCCAGCAGCTCGCGAGCCGGAGGAGTTCCCAGGGCTCGGATCGGCGGCCCAGTCGGGACTCTTCTCAACTCCAGCCCTCAGTCCTAGAGGAACAGCTGCAAATGCATCTTGACCCCCAGATGCTGCCACAGCAGCAAGCTAGTCAGGAACGCTGGGCGAACCACCCCAACCTGTCCCAGATGTCGGAGGCCTTCCAGGCTCCAGAAACCCAGATGGGTAGTGTGCACTACCCGATTCAGAGTGCCGGCTACCCCCAAGAGTTCCAACCCTATCCTTATACGGATGAAAACAGAGGCCAGGGTCACGATCGAAGGGCCAGTGTGCTGCTGCAGCAGGTGAACCAGGCCCATGGCAACCTCCTCCAGCACCTGGAGTCAGTGTACCAGGACCCCCGGTCCGAACTCTTAGGCCAGTTCAACCCCTACCAGAGACAGGACCTGCAGCTCGAGGACACCCAGCACGGGCCCTACACAAGGGATGACCCTGACCTCCACTACTTGCCCCCTGAGCTGGACTTCGGGCCCTATGGTATGGAGGTGCCGGAGCCCGAGCCTCGGGAGCTGGCTGTGCAGAACGCCAAAGCCTACCTGCTGCAGACCAGCGTCAAATGTGACCTCAGCCT GTACGAGCACCTAGTGAATCTGCTCACCAAGCTCTTGAACCAGCGGCCCGAGGACCCCCTGTTCATCCTGGAGTCATTGAACCGCACCACGCAACGGGAGTGGTTCCACCCCAAGCTGGACACAATGCGAGACGACCCCGAGATGCAGCTCACCTACGAGATGGCTGAGAAGCAGAAGGCGCTATTCATCCGGAGCGGTGGCGGTGAGGGTGAACAGGAGATGGAGGAGGAGGTG ACAGAGACACCAGTGCCCAACATCATGGAGACGGCCTTCTACTTTGAGCAAGCCGGCATCGGCCTGGGCTCGGACGAGAGTTTCCGCATCTTCCTGgccctgaagcagctggtggagcaGCAGCCCATCCTCACCTGCCGCTTCTGGGGCAAAATCCTGGGGCTCAAGCGTAGCTACCTGGTGGCCGAGGTGGAATTCCGAGAGGGCGAAGAAGAAggcgaggaggaggaggtggaggataTGTTGGAGGGCGCAGATGTCATGGACGCGCACGGCGAGGAGGAGGGCGAGGAGGACGAAGAGAAGGCAGCCGACGTGATCCCCAAACCCATGTGGAAGCCGCCGCCTGTCATCCCCAGGGAGGAGAGCCGCTCAGGCACCAACAAGTACCTGTACTTCGTGTGCAACGAGCCGGGCCGACCCTGGACTCGGCTGCCCCACGTCACGCCGGCCCAGATCGTGCACGCGCGCAAGATTAAGAAGTTCTTTACCGGCTACCTGGACACGCCGGTCGTCAGCTACCCGCCCTTCCCGGGCAACGAGGCCAACTACCTGCGCGCCCAGATCGCCCGCATCTCGGCCGCCACGCACATCAGCCCGCTTGGCTTCTACCAGTTTGGCGAGGAAGAGGGCGACGAGGAGGAGGAGGGCGGCGCGGGGCGCGATTCCTTCGAGGAGAACCCAGACTTTGAAGGCATCCCGGTGCTCGAGCTGGTCGACTCCATGGCCAACTGGGTGCACCACACACAACATATCCTGCCGCAG GGCCGCTGCACCTGGGTGAACCCTTTGCAGAAgtcggaggaggaggaggagctgggggaggaggaagagaaggcagatGAAGGAATAGAGGAGGTGGAGCAGGAAGTCGGGCCCCCACTGCTGACACCGCTCTCAGAAGATGCAG AAATCATGCACCTTTCGCCCTGGACGGCCCGCCTGTCCTGCAGTCACTCCCCGCAATACTCCTTGGCCATCGTGCGCTCCAATCTCTGGCCGGGGGCTTATGCCTACGCTAGTGGAAA GAAGTTTGAGAACATCTACATCGGCTGGGGCCACAAGTACAGCCCTGAAAACTTCAACCCAGCCCTGCCAGCCCCCATTCAGCAAGAGTATCCCAGTGGCCCAGAGATCATGGAGGCAAATGACCCCACGGTGGAGGAGGAGCAGGCCCTCAAGGCTGCCCAGGAACAGGCCTTGGCAGCCGCAGAGGAcgaggaggaggatgaggaggAAGATGAGGATGAGGATGTAGAGGACTGA